The Aphelocoma coerulescens isolate FSJ_1873_10779 chromosome 2, UR_Acoe_1.0, whole genome shotgun sequence genome contains a region encoding:
- the ABITRAM gene encoding protein Abitram, with amino-acid sequence MAEGAAGPGGAERYFTRWYKPDVKGRPCEDFCVLQHSNRICVITLAEAHPLLQSGKTIKNINYQISANCSRLQNKVSGKSKRGAQFLTELAPLCRISSSDGEEYTIYSCIRGRLIEVNENILSNPALLQEKPSTEGYIAVVLPKFEESKSITQGLLTQKEYEEVLLQRRSSAS; translated from the exons atggctgagggggcggcggggccgggcggcgccgAGCGGTACTTCACACGCTGGTACAAGCCAG ACGTGAAGGGGCGGCCGTGCGAGGACTTCTGCGTGCTGCAGCACTCCAACAG aatCTGTGTCATCACCTTGGCAGAAGCCCACCCTCTTCTTCAAAGTgggaaaacaattaaaaacattAATTACCAAATCAGTGCAAACTGTAGCAGACTTCAGAATAAAGTCTCTGGGAAGTCAAAAAGG GGAGCTCAGTTTTTAACAGAACTTGCCCCTCTGTGCAGGATATCTTCATCAGATGGAGAGGAATACACCATTTACAG TTGCATACGAGGGCGGCTGATCGAAGTGAATGAGAACATTCTTAGTAATCCTGCTCTTCTGCAAGAAAAG CCATCAACTGAGGGGTACATTGCAGTGGTTCTACCCAAATTTGAAGAAAGCAAGAGTATAACTCAGGGACTTCTGACGCAGAAGGAGTACGAGGAAGTTTTGTTGCAACGCCGCAGTTCTGCTTCATGA